One genomic segment of Streptomyces liangshanensis includes these proteins:
- a CDS encoding class I SAM-dependent methyltransferase encodes METEDTYGSGLAELYELIYAGRGKDYPAESAAVTDLVRSRKPEASSLLDVACGTGGHLAFFREYFDGIEGLELSEHMIAKAATGLPGVRVNRGDMRDFALDRTFDAVVCMFSSIGYLESPDELDRTLKSVVRHLNPGGVVVIEPWYFPEAFLPGYIAEDVVRTDERVTVRVSHSAREGDHVPIVVHYIDARKDAGIAHFTDVHRMALFTREQYEAAFRRAGCAVEYIAGGLFGCGLFVGVLT; translated from the coding sequence GTGGAGACGGAGGACACCTACGGCTCGGGGCTCGCCGAGCTGTACGAACTGATCTACGCCGGCCGGGGCAAGGACTACCCGGCCGAGTCGGCCGCCGTCACCGACCTGGTGCGTTCCCGGAAGCCGGAGGCGTCCTCGCTGCTGGACGTCGCCTGCGGGACGGGAGGCCATCTGGCCTTCTTCCGGGAGTACTTCGACGGGATCGAGGGACTGGAGCTCTCCGAGCACATGATCGCGAAGGCCGCGACCGGGCTGCCGGGTGTGCGGGTGAACCGGGGCGACATGCGGGACTTCGCCCTCGACCGCACCTTCGACGCGGTGGTGTGCATGTTCAGTTCCATCGGCTACCTGGAGTCGCCGGACGAGCTGGACCGTACGCTCAAGAGCGTCGTCCGCCACCTGAACCCGGGCGGTGTCGTGGTGATCGAACCCTGGTACTTCCCCGAGGCGTTCCTGCCGGGCTACATCGCGGAGGACGTCGTCAGGACCGACGAGCGGGTCACCGTACGGGTGTCCCACTCCGCCAGGGAAGGCGACCACGTACCGATCGTCGTGCACTACATCGATGCCCGGAAGGACGCCGGCATCGCGCACTTCACGGACGTCCACCGGATGGCTCTGTTCACCAGGGAACAGTACGAGGCGGCCTTCCGGCGGGCGGGCTGCGCGGTGGAGTACATAGCCGGCGGCCTGTTCGGCTGCGGGCTGTTCGTGGGCGTCCTCACCTGA
- a CDS encoding cytochrome P450: MTDTVQEPVAEETFPYSRQCPFTAPKQYPEMVEKGVTQVTLAQSGLRVWAVTGYENIRSLLTDPRVSASRKHDNFPFYFVPPPQARTETSFIGYDAPEHGRARQKVAAAFTFQRVQRLLPRIQQIVDEHIDRLLALPPPVDFHRLFSLSMPTTVICEMLGMPQGDHDFIIKHSNNMFGGQSTPQQRQEAIVEVNAYVERLVEEREEKPGDDLTSTVIEQFRKAGDYTRRDAVNMIRMLMNGGHETTASMLSLGTACLLENPDQLAELLASPETLIEPATEELLRMVTIGDIGVPRVALEDIEIAGTVIPAGDGILCLLLTANRDEAVFSDPERLVLSRGSRKHIGFGHGAHLCIGAELARLEMQVVWTTLFRRIPTLRLDRPLEDIPRKEGAIVYGVHELPVTWEV, encoded by the coding sequence ATGACCGACACCGTGCAGGAACCCGTGGCGGAGGAGACCTTCCCCTACTCCCGTCAGTGCCCGTTCACCGCCCCCAAGCAGTACCCGGAGATGGTCGAGAAGGGCGTCACCCAGGTGACTCTCGCGCAGTCCGGTCTGCGGGTATGGGCGGTGACGGGGTACGAGAACATCCGTAGCCTGCTCACCGACCCACGCGTCAGCGCCTCCCGGAAGCACGACAACTTCCCCTTCTACTTCGTCCCCCCGCCGCAGGCCAGGACCGAGACCTCGTTCATCGGGTACGACGCGCCGGAGCACGGCCGGGCGCGGCAGAAGGTCGCGGCCGCGTTCACGTTCCAGCGGGTGCAGAGGCTGCTTCCCCGGATCCAGCAGATCGTCGACGAACACATCGACCGGCTGCTCGCCCTGCCCCCGCCGGTGGACTTCCACCGTCTGTTCTCCCTCTCCATGCCGACCACCGTGATCTGCGAGATGCTCGGGATGCCGCAGGGCGACCACGACTTCATCATCAAGCACAGCAACAACATGTTCGGCGGCCAGAGCACCCCCCAGCAGCGGCAGGAAGCGATCGTCGAGGTCAACGCGTATGTCGAGCGGTTGGTGGAGGAACGCGAGGAGAAGCCGGGCGACGACCTGACCAGCACGGTGATCGAGCAGTTCCGCAAGGCCGGCGACTACACCCGCCGGGACGCGGTCAACATGATCCGCATGCTGATGAACGGCGGTCACGAGACCACGGCGAGCATGCTCTCCCTGGGCACCGCCTGCCTCCTGGAGAACCCCGATCAGCTGGCGGAGCTGCTGGCCTCCCCCGAGACCCTGATCGAACCGGCCACGGAAGAACTCCTGCGCATGGTGACGATCGGCGACATCGGGGTGCCGCGGGTGGCCCTGGAGGACATCGAGATCGCGGGGACGGTGATCCCGGCGGGGGACGGCATCCTGTGCCTGCTGCTGACCGCGAACCGGGACGAGGCCGTCTTCAGCGATCCGGAGCGCCTGGTCCTGAGCCGCGGCAGCCGGAAGCACATCGGGTTCGGGCACGGTGCGCATCTGTGCATCGGCGCGGAACTCGCCCGGCTGGAGATGCAGGTCGTCTGGACGACACTGTTCCGCCGCATACCCACCCTGCGGCTGGACCGGCCGCTGGAGGACATCCCCCGCAAGGAGGGCGCGATCGTGTACGGCGTCCACGAACTGCCCGTCACCTGGGAGGTGTGA
- a CDS encoding FAD-dependent oxidoreductase: MTHALVIGGGIAGTVAAIALQKAGFEPTIYEAFDRTADGIGNFVNIAPNGLDALDSVGLGDLVRRDGFDTPAIAFYSHTGRALTGDVRTDRISAEGMIIQTIRRSALYIALRDEAVRRGIRVEYGKRVTDAKTAGGGVRAVFADGDHAEGDLLVGADGLRSRVRRIIDPAAPAPRYLGVLNAFGCARGVRTPGPSGVIRMFFGRESFFSYTKHPNGDLWWFANPPRPAEPDPAELSRAAETWREDLPRLFEKDRTPAAEIIRATTDLAPPSPTYDLHHVPRWHRDRMVVIGDAAHAVSPTAGQGCSVAMEDGVVLAKCLRDSGSVDGAFATYEAARRQRVEDIVAQGKYNNEGNMRRGAVGRQVRNFFISRAFRTTSGRSDPTWMLGHHIDWDAPEPAASHPRGLRTTS, translated from the coding sequence ATGACACACGCGCTGGTCATCGGCGGTGGTATCGCGGGCACCGTGGCCGCGATCGCCCTGCAGAAGGCAGGATTCGAACCGACCATCTACGAGGCCTTCGACCGTACCGCCGACGGCATCGGGAACTTCGTCAACATCGCGCCGAACGGGCTCGACGCCCTGGACAGCGTGGGCCTGGGCGACCTGGTGCGGCGCGACGGATTCGACACCCCCGCCATCGCGTTCTACAGCCACACCGGCCGGGCGCTGACCGGTGACGTACGCACGGACCGGATCTCCGCCGAGGGGATGATCATCCAGACCATCCGGCGGTCCGCCCTGTACATCGCGCTGCGCGACGAGGCCGTCCGGCGCGGGATCAGGGTCGAGTACGGCAAGCGCGTCACCGACGCGAAGACCGCGGGCGGCGGCGTACGCGCCGTCTTCGCCGACGGGGACCACGCCGAGGGCGATCTGCTGGTCGGCGCCGACGGCCTGCGCTCCCGGGTGCGGCGGATCATCGATCCCGCCGCGCCGGCCCCCCGCTACCTCGGCGTGCTGAACGCGTTCGGCTGCGCGCGGGGCGTCCGGACCCCGGGGCCGTCCGGAGTCATCCGCATGTTCTTCGGCCGGGAGAGCTTCTTCAGCTACACCAAGCACCCCAACGGCGACCTCTGGTGGTTCGCCAACCCCCCGCGCCCCGCCGAGCCGGACCCGGCGGAGTTGAGCCGGGCGGCGGAGACCTGGCGCGAGGACCTGCCGCGGTTGTTCGAGAAGGACAGAACACCCGCCGCGGAGATCATCAGGGCCACCACCGATCTCGCGCCGCCCTCCCCCACCTACGACCTGCACCACGTGCCCCGGTGGCACCGCGACCGTATGGTCGTGATCGGGGACGCCGCCCACGCCGTCTCCCCGACGGCCGGGCAGGGCTGCTCCGTCGCCATGGAGGACGGGGTCGTGCTGGCCAAGTGCCTCCGGGACTCGGGCTCCGTCGACGGGGCCTTCGCCACCTACGAGGCGGCCCGCCGGCAACGGGTCGAGGACATCGTGGCCCAGGGGAAGTACAACAACGAGGGCAACATGCGCCGGGGTGCCGTGGGCCGGCAGGTGCGCAACTTCTTCATCTCGCGGGCCTTCAGGACGACGTCCGGCAGGTCCGATCCCACCTGGATGCTCGGTCACCACATCGACTGGGACGCCCCGGAGCCCGCCGCGAGCCACCCGCGGGGGCTCAGGACCACGTCGTGA